One genomic segment of Elusimicrobiota bacterium includes these proteins:
- the fabD gene encoding ACP S-malonyltransferase yields MRKSAFIFPGQGAQSVGMGKNIYDSFPEARDIFDKSNDILGYDIKKIIFEGPEEKLKETIITQPAVFLTSVICYEAFIKSYPSAVTDCIYVAGHSLGEYSALYAAKVFDLTTGLSLVKKRAEFIQQACQNSQGTMAAVIGVDETKLAELCKEASNSQYFVQMANFNTSNQIVVSGNKEAILKLTELINTPAGGNASIKVIGLNVSGAFHSSLMKDAAVSMKYELDKVTLNDPTIPVVANYDAEITKSAAEIKTKLVKQIDNPVLWLKSIEKMTASGADTFIEIGPGKTLSGMVKKINRSIKTLNIEDKANLDKTISELAQ; encoded by the coding sequence ATGAGAAAATCAGCATTTATTTTCCCGGGGCAGGGTGCGCAATCAGTCGGGATGGGAAAAAACATTTATGATTCTTTTCCTGAAGCAAGGGATATTTTTGATAAATCAAACGATATTTTAGGTTATGATATTAAAAAAATAATTTTCGAAGGCCCTGAAGAAAAACTGAAGGAGACAATTATTACACAACCTGCAGTATTTCTGACATCCGTCATCTGCTACGAAGCCTTTATCAAATCTTATCCATCAGCTGTTACTGATTGTATCTATGTCGCAGGACATAGTTTGGGAGAATATTCTGCGCTCTACGCGGCAAAAGTTTTTGATTTAACTACAGGCCTCAGCCTGGTTAAAAAAAGAGCTGAATTTATTCAACAAGCCTGCCAAAACAGCCAGGGAACCATGGCTGCTGTTATCGGCGTTGATGAAACAAAACTTGCCGAACTCTGTAAAGAAGCATCCAATTCCCAGTATTTTGTCCAAATGGCAAATTTTAACACTTCAAATCAAATAGTAGTATCAGGAAATAAGGAAGCAATATTAAAGCTTACAGAATTAATTAATACTCCAGCAGGGGGCAATGCGTCAATAAAGGTCATTGGGTTAAATGTAAGCGGCGCTTTCCATTCCTCTTTGATGAAGGATGCGGCTGTTTCAATGAAATATGAACTTGATAAAGTTACGTTAAACGACCCGACAATTCCTGTGGTTGCAAATTATGACGCTGAAATTACAAAATCAGCAGCTGAAATAAAAACAAAACTTGTTAAACAAATAGATAACCCTGTTTTGTGGCTTAAATCCATTGAAAAAATGACCGCTTCCGGAGCAGATACATTTATTGAAATAGGGCCCGGAAAAACATTGTCCGGCATGGTAAAAAAAATAAACAGATCAATAAAAACCTTAAATATTGAGGATAAAGCAAACCTCGATAAAACTATTTCAGAATTGGCACAATAA
- the fabG gene encoding 3-oxoacyl-[acyl-carrier-protein] reductase — MCEKKLSGKVALITGSAQGIGKAIAIALAARGADVVISDIDETLTKTTSEEISKTYGVRTLAAKADVSNSTDVENLIKLTIDKFSKIDILVNNAGITRDNLIIRMSEQEWDSVININLKGVFNCTKSVSKVMMKQRNGKIVNIASVVGLMGNAGQINYSASKGGVIAMTKTCARELASRNINVNAVAPGFIKTRMTEALSEEQRKKLTDIIPLSRLGEPEDVAKAVVFLCNDDSNYITGHIISVNGGMYM, encoded by the coding sequence ATGTGTGAAAAAAAATTATCAGGCAAAGTTGCATTAATAACAGGCTCGGCGCAAGGAATAGGGAAAGCAATAGCGATTGCACTGGCCGCGCGGGGAGCTGACGTAGTTATATCAGACATCGATGAGACTCTTACTAAAACTACCTCCGAAGAAATCTCCAAAACTTACGGCGTTAGAACACTGGCTGCAAAAGCAGATGTCTCTAATTCTACCGATGTAGAAAATTTAATAAAATTAACTATTGACAAATTTTCAAAAATTGATATATTAGTAAACAATGCAGGCATCACGCGTGACAACCTTATCATAAGAATGTCGGAACAAGAATGGGACAGCGTGATAAATATAAACCTCAAAGGCGTATTTAACTGCACTAAGTCCGTTAGCAAAGTAATGATGAAACAAAGAAACGGAAAGATCGTGAACATCGCTTCAGTAGTAGGCTTGATGGGAAATGCCGGACAAATTAATTATTCTGCTTCAAAAGGCGGGGTAATAGCGATGACGAAAACCTGCGCCAGAGAACTCGCTTCAAGAAATATAAATGTGAACGCTGTTGCTCCGGGATTTATCAAAACCAGAATGACGGAAGCTCTTTCAGAAGAACAAAGAAAGAAACTTACAGATATTATTCCGTTATCAAGGCTTGGTGAACCGGAAGATGTTGCAAAAGCCGTCGTGTTTTTATGCAACGACGATTCAAACTACATAACGGGCCACATAATTTCGGTTAACGGCGGAATGTACATGTAG
- a CDS encoding acyl carrier protein translates to MSVELEAKVKEIIVERLGVDPQEVTTNAHFVNDLGADSLDTVELVMAFEEQFGLEIPDDEAEKIQTVGQAIEYIKSHQKK, encoded by the coding sequence ATGTCAGTTGAACTTGAAGCAAAAGTGAAGGAAATCATCGTAGAAAGGCTTGGAGTGGACCCTCAGGAAGTTACGACAAACGCGCACTTCGTTAACGATTTAGGAGCGGACTCACTTGACACAGTCGAGTTAGTCATGGCTTTCGAAGAGCAGTTCGGTTTGGAAATTCCGGACGATGAAGCTGAAAAAATTCAGACCGTCGGCCAGGCTATTGAATACATTAAATCACACCAAAAAAAATAA
- the fabF gene encoding beta-ketoacyl-ACP synthase II, which produces MKKRVVITGLGVVSPIGIGIKEVTTALMEGKSGANTLTKFDTNGFTTQFACEVKNFVAENYFDKKKARRMDMFVQFAVAAAKMAVEDSKLDVSKENPDRIGVIIGSGIGGLSTIEAEVKVLSEKGPRRVSPFLIPMQIINMASGEIAIEQGFTGPNYGVVSACASANNAMGDALRLIRYGDADVIITGGTESAITQLGLAGFCSARALSQRNDDPTKASRPFDKNRDGFVMGEGSGMIVLETLEHAQARGAKIYAEFIGYGATDDAFHMTAPHPDAKFAIKAMQRAIEDSGISPDDIDYINAHGTSTDLNDKIETMAIKNVFGERAYKIPISSTKSMTGHLLGAAGAMELIAILICMENGFIHPTINYETPDPECDLDYVPNTLRKAQINCALSNSLGFGGHNAVIIVKRFK; this is translated from the coding sequence ATGAAAAAACGTGTTGTAATAACTGGTTTAGGGGTTGTGTCTCCTATTGGTATTGGCATAAAAGAAGTCACTACAGCCTTAATGGAAGGCAAGTCCGGCGCCAATACTCTCACAAAGTTCGACACTAACGGCTTTACCACACAATTTGCCTGTGAAGTAAAGAATTTTGTGGCAGAGAATTATTTTGACAAAAAGAAAGCAAGAAGAATGGATATGTTCGTTCAATTTGCAGTTGCTGCCGCAAAAATGGCCGTCGAAGATTCAAAACTTGATGTATCAAAAGAAAACCCTGATAGAATTGGGGTCATAATAGGGTCAGGCATAGGCGGTTTGAGCACTATTGAAGCAGAGGTTAAGGTATTATCGGAAAAAGGGCCAAGAAGGGTCAGCCCTTTCCTTATCCCGATGCAGATAATAAATATGGCCTCAGGCGAGATTGCTATAGAGCAGGGATTTACCGGCCCAAATTACGGCGTAGTAAGCGCCTGTGCAAGCGCAAACAATGCCATGGGAGATGCTTTAAGGCTGATCAGGTACGGTGATGCGGATGTAATAATCACCGGCGGCACCGAATCGGCGATTACTCAACTAGGCCTGGCGGGGTTTTGCAGCGCGAGGGCTCTTTCTCAAAGAAACGACGATCCAACAAAAGCCTCAAGGCCCTTTGATAAAAACAGAGATGGTTTTGTCATGGGTGAAGGCTCAGGTATGATCGTTCTTGAAACATTGGAACATGCTCAGGCACGCGGTGCAAAAATTTACGCTGAATTTATCGGGTACGGAGCTACTGACGATGCATTTCACATGACAGCCCCGCATCCGGATGCAAAATTTGCTATTAAAGCTATGCAGAGGGCCATCGAAGACAGCGGAATTTCGCCAGATGACATTGATTACATAAACGCACATGGCACTTCAACTGATTTGAATGATAAAATTGAAACCATGGCTATAAAAAATGTTTTTGGTGAAAGGGCATACAAAATACCGATTTCTTCCACAAAATCAATGACCGGCCATTTACTAGGAGCTGCCGGCGCTATGGAGCTCATTGCAATACTCATTTGCATGGAAAATGGGTTTATTCACCCGACAATAAATTACGAAACACCTGACCCCGAATGTGACCTTGATTACGTGCCGAACACACTAAGAAAAGCTCAGATAAATTGTGCTTTGTCGAATTCTCTAGGTTTCGGCGGACACAATGCAGTGATTATTGTAAAGCGCTTTAAATAG
- the rnc gene encoding ribonuclease III, whose product MTKLENLIGIEFQNKKLLDEAITHKSYAIETNKDYWNERLEFLGDSVLSCVIADYLFTIYPGSAEGHLSRIKSQFVSRQMLTMWAKELNLGEFILLSKGEETTGGRERESILSNALESLLGAIYLEKGFKTAKKFITAYFSEKKLTADFDLKSKLQEIIQAKYKILPVYTVIKESGPEHEKCFEIEVSVKKKVLGMGKGKSKKEAEQQAAKQALSFLSNRRAC is encoded by the coding sequence ATGACAAAACTTGAAAATTTAATTGGGATAGAGTTTCAAAACAAGAAACTCCTTGATGAAGCAATAACACATAAATCTTATGCAATAGAAACAAATAAGGATTATTGGAATGAAAGGCTTGAGTTTTTAGGCGACAGTGTTTTATCGTGTGTAATAGCTGATTACCTTTTCACTATATATCCGGGTTCCGCAGAAGGACATCTCTCAAGAATCAAATCACAATTTGTTTCCCGGCAAATGCTTACTATGTGGGCAAAAGAGCTGAATCTCGGCGAATTTATCCTGCTTAGCAAGGGAGAAGAAACGACGGGCGGCAGGGAACGGGAAAGTATTCTTTCAAATGCACTGGAATCTCTGTTAGGAGCTATTTATCTTGAAAAAGGCTTCAAAACTGCAAAAAAGTTTATAACTGCATACTTTTCTGAGAAAAAGCTTACTGCTGATTTTGATTTAAAATCAAAACTTCAGGAAATAATTCAGGCAAAATACAAGATTCTACCTGTCTATACAGTCATTAAAGAATCAGGGCCGGAACATGAAAAATGTTTTGAGATAGAAGTAAGCGTAAAAAAGAAAGTTCTGGGAATGGGTAAAGGGAAAAGTAAAAAGGAAGCTGAGCAGCAGGCAGCAAAACAGGCATTGAGTTTTCTTTCAAATCGGAGGGCATGCTAA